A single region of the Halopiger xanaduensis SH-6 genome encodes:
- a CDS encoding DsrE family protein encodes MVNAAVIILAGTESHADTGRMVNGLEAAREFAANEEDDLEFIFDGAGTQWIAELEDEDHDYHDLYRSVQDEASVCDYCASAFDVDDAVEDQGIVRIDENEGHPSIRSLVSDDYEIITF; translated from the coding sequence ATGGTCAACGCAGCCGTCATCATTCTCGCCGGCACCGAATCGCACGCCGACACCGGACGCATGGTCAACGGCCTCGAGGCCGCCAGGGAGTTCGCCGCGAACGAGGAGGACGACCTCGAATTCATCTTCGACGGTGCCGGCACGCAGTGGATCGCGGAACTGGAAGACGAGGATCACGACTACCACGACCTCTACCGGTCGGTTCAGGACGAAGCGTCCGTTTGTGACTACTGCGCCAGCGCCTTCGACGTCGACGACGCCGTCGAAGACCAGGGCATCGTCCGCATCGACGAGAACGAGGGCCACCCGAGCATCCGATCGCTCGTCAGCGACGACTACGAGATCATCACCTTCTAA
- a CDS encoding glycoside hydrolase family 15 protein produces MVSDAYPPIEAYGVVGNLETCALVGPDGSIDWFPFPHLESPSIVAAVLDAERGGRFRIAPTGSFETDRRYVDDTNVLETTFRTDGGTATLTDFLPPADRTDHPKKVLYRKLACADGGVDLAIEFEPQFDYGRAAATIDRVDGGILADGEDERTLLEFPAAADLEIRDGGDAAPSRVTGTLSLEAGEVAWFLLRCTGAEDANTDPDAALDETVQFWTGWAHDCGPEADCVFAGPWHDAIVRSELVLKLLTHAESGGIAAAPTTSLPEDIGGVRNWDYRFNWLRDAGFTVQALMNLGTADEATDYFDWFMDLCQVDDPASIQPLYGLHGDSDLEERELDHFEGYRGSSPVRIGNGAADQRQHDTFGELLLAVDEMRRHGRELDADEWDRIRAIVDYVSEIWTDPDAGIWEVRGGDRRFVFSKAMCWAALDRGLAIATDGDHDAPAEAWQATRERIRADALENGYDADLGAFVQSYGSTALDATALLLPIVGFLPFEDDRVQGTIEAIDDRLVDDGDGIFVQRYDGDDGLPGEEGAFVLCSCWLIDALALSGRLEEARARFETLLSYLNPLGLIAEELDSESGAHLGNFPQAFSHVGIVNSALYLGYARGLETPGPAPMGIRLGEPIPGDD; encoded by the coding sequence ATGGTATCTGACGCGTACCCACCGATCGAGGCCTACGGCGTCGTCGGCAACCTCGAGACGTGCGCGCTCGTCGGACCCGACGGCTCGATCGACTGGTTCCCGTTCCCGCATCTCGAGTCGCCGAGCATTGTCGCGGCGGTTCTCGACGCCGAGCGCGGCGGGCGGTTCCGAATCGCGCCGACGGGCTCGTTCGAGACCGACCGGCGGTACGTCGACGACACGAACGTCCTCGAGACGACCTTCCGAACCGACGGCGGGACGGCGACGCTGACGGACTTCCTGCCGCCGGCCGACCGGACCGACCACCCGAAGAAGGTCCTCTACCGCAAGCTCGCCTGCGCCGACGGCGGCGTCGACCTCGCGATCGAGTTCGAGCCGCAGTTCGATTACGGCCGCGCGGCCGCGACGATCGACCGGGTCGACGGCGGGATTCTCGCCGACGGCGAGGACGAACGGACGTTGCTCGAGTTCCCCGCAGCCGCCGACCTCGAGATCCGAGATGGCGGGGACGCGGCGCCGAGCCGAGTAACCGGGACTCTGTCGCTCGAGGCCGGCGAGGTGGCGTGGTTCCTGCTGCGGTGTACGGGCGCCGAGGACGCGAACACGGATCCGGACGCCGCGCTCGACGAGACGGTACAGTTCTGGACCGGCTGGGCCCACGACTGCGGTCCGGAGGCCGACTGCGTCTTCGCGGGGCCGTGGCACGACGCGATCGTCCGCTCCGAACTCGTCCTCAAACTGCTGACCCACGCCGAGTCGGGCGGGATCGCGGCCGCACCGACCACTTCGCTGCCCGAGGATATCGGCGGCGTGCGCAACTGGGACTACCGGTTCAACTGGCTTCGGGACGCCGGCTTTACCGTCCAGGCACTGATGAACCTCGGCACCGCCGACGAGGCAACCGACTACTTCGACTGGTTCATGGATCTCTGTCAGGTCGACGATCCCGCGTCGATCCAGCCGCTGTACGGGCTCCACGGCGACTCGGACCTCGAGGAGCGGGAACTGGATCACTTCGAGGGGTACCGCGGGTCCAGCCCGGTCCGGATCGGAAACGGCGCCGCCGACCAGCGCCAGCACGACACGTTCGGAGAGCTCCTGCTGGCCGTCGACGAGATGCGCCGACACGGCCGAGAACTGGACGCCGACGAGTGGGACCGCATCCGCGCGATCGTCGACTACGTCAGCGAGATCTGGACGGATCCCGACGCGGGCATCTGGGAGGTCCGCGGCGGCGACAGACGCTTCGTCTTCTCGAAGGCGATGTGCTGGGCCGCCCTCGATCGCGGGCTCGCGATCGCGACCGACGGCGACCACGACGCGCCGGCCGAGGCGTGGCAGGCGACCCGCGAGCGAATCAGGGCGGACGCCCTCGAGAACGGCTACGATGCGGATCTCGGCGCGTTCGTCCAGTCGTACGGATCGACGGCGCTGGACGCGACCGCCCTCCTGCTGCCGATCGTCGGCTTCCTGCCCTTCGAGGACGACCGCGTGCAGGGGACGATCGAGGCGATCGACGACCGGTTGGTCGACGACGGGGACGGAATCTTCGTGCAGCGGTACGACGGCGACGACGGGCTGCCGGGCGAGGAAGGTGCCTTCGTCCTCTGTTCGTGCTGGCTGATCGACGCGCTCGCGCTCTCCGGACGCCTCGAGGAGGCCCGGGCCCGCTTCGAGACGCTGCTGTCGTACCTGAACCCGCTCGGGCTGATCGCGGAGGAGCTCGACTCCGAGAGCGGCGCCCACCTGGGGAACTTCCCGCAGGCGTTCAGCCACGTCGGGATCGTCAACAGCGCCCTGTATCTGGGCTACGCTCGAGGGCTCGAGACGCCCGGACCGGCGCCGATGGGGATCCGGCTCGGCGAGCCGATCCCGGGCGACGACTGA
- a CDS encoding alpha/beta fold hydrolase: MDYDTWSDRQTATTVTVDGHDLEVAYYDEGPAEGDTGADADPVVFCHGIPTSSFLWRHAAPELTDDRRVIAPDMVGYGNSAMHDGFDRSIRAQEAMIDALLAELGLETVAFVGHDLGGGVGLRYAAHEPEAVSKLVLSNAVCYDSWPVESILELGLPDVVADMSVDDLQDMLRKLYRNTLYGDDPDEEFVDGMIAPWDSQEAKISLSRNAIGTNTSHTAEIDSAEITAETLLLWGAEDEFQPIEYAERLEEDISTAEVVGLEEANHWVPEDRPEAYAERLAAFLAD, translated from the coding sequence ATGGACTACGACACCTGGTCCGATCGACAGACTGCGACAACCGTCACCGTCGACGGCCATGACCTCGAGGTGGCCTACTACGACGAGGGACCAGCGGAGGGCGACACGGGCGCAGATGCGGACCCGGTCGTGTTCTGTCACGGTATTCCGACCTCGTCGTTCCTCTGGCGCCACGCCGCGCCCGAACTGACCGACGACCGTCGCGTCATCGCACCCGACATGGTCGGCTACGGCAACTCGGCCATGCACGACGGGTTCGACCGCTCGATCCGCGCCCAGGAGGCGATGATCGACGCCCTGCTCGCGGAGCTCGGCCTCGAGACCGTCGCGTTCGTCGGCCACGACCTCGGGGGCGGCGTCGGCCTCCGGTACGCGGCCCACGAGCCCGAGGCAGTATCGAAACTGGTGCTCTCGAACGCCGTCTGCTACGACTCGTGGCCGGTCGAGTCGATCCTCGAGCTCGGCCTGCCGGACGTCGTCGCCGATATGAGCGTCGACGATCTGCAAGACATGCTCCGGAAACTCTACCGAAACACGCTATATGGCGACGACCCGGACGAGGAGTTCGTCGACGGCATGATCGCCCCGTGGGACTCCCAGGAGGCGAAGATTTCGCTCTCGCGGAACGCGATCGGCACGAACACGAGCCACACGGCTGAGATCGACTCTGCTGAGATTACGGCCGAGACGCTCCTGCTGTGGGGCGCGGAGGACGAGTTCCAGCCCATCGAGTACGCCGAGCGACTCGAGGAGGACATCTCGACCGCCGAGGTCGTCGGCCTCGAGGAAGCGAACCACTGGGTGCCGGAGGATCGGCCGGAGGCGTACGCGGAGCGGCTCGCGGCGTTCCTCGCGGACTGA
- a CDS encoding helix-turn-helix transcriptional regulator encodes MGPPETLAETPPSAKLVFKALEYDGSLTQAEIAEETLLPRRTVRDALSRLNDAGLVEGRVSFRDARQSVYSLTDDGERATPTAADSRR; translated from the coding sequence ATGGGGCCACCCGAAACGCTCGCCGAGACGCCGCCGAGCGCCAAACTCGTGTTCAAAGCGCTCGAGTACGACGGCTCGCTTACGCAGGCGGAGATCGCCGAGGAGACGCTGCTGCCGCGACGGACGGTCCGGGACGCCCTCTCCCGGCTGAACGACGCGGGGCTGGTCGAGGGACGGGTTTCGTTCAGGGACGCGCGCCAGTCGGTCTACTCGCTGACCGACGACGGCGAGCGCGCGACGCCGACGGCGGCCGATTCGCGCCGCTGA
- a CDS encoding DUF1028 domain-containing protein, which translates to MTFSICVHETYETPDGTEHERFGVAVTTRLPGVGTLCPFASENGAVATQSLVNVDLGRRGIQYIDDGLAVADALEALLNADDGAPQRQLHGVDSAGTFAFSGEECVDWFGHREGDHFTVAGNMLTGEAVIDAVAEAYEANAVHETTDPATGPAGVTEDTDTDPLAERLIDALAAGHVEGGDKREELPIQSAAVVVESTESHDVVPPYNDLRVDATETPIADLRETYDLAAQGYRDTLARYEGAYEDDSLEDVDD; encoded by the coding sequence ATGACCTTCAGCATCTGCGTCCACGAGACGTACGAGACGCCCGACGGAACCGAGCACGAACGGTTCGGTGTCGCCGTCACGACCCGCTTGCCCGGCGTCGGCACGCTCTGTCCGTTCGCCAGCGAGAACGGCGCCGTCGCGACCCAGAGCCTCGTCAACGTCGACCTCGGCCGGCGCGGAATTCAGTACATCGACGATGGACTGGCCGTCGCGGACGCCCTCGAGGCGCTGCTCAACGCCGACGACGGCGCGCCCCAGCGCCAACTCCACGGCGTCGACTCGGCGGGCACGTTCGCCTTCTCCGGCGAGGAGTGCGTCGACTGGTTCGGCCACCGCGAGGGCGACCACTTCACCGTCGCCGGGAACATGCTCACCGGCGAGGCCGTGATCGACGCGGTCGCGGAGGCCTACGAGGCGAACGCGGTCCACGAGACGACCGATCCGGCGACCGGACCCGCAGGCGTCACCGAGGACACCGACACCGACCCGCTCGCCGAGCGGCTGATCGACGCGCTGGCCGCCGGCCACGTGGAGGGCGGCGACAAGCGCGAGGAGCTGCCGATCCAGAGCGCGGCCGTCGTCGTCGAGTCGACCGAATCCCACGACGTCGTCCCGCCGTACAACGACCTGCGCGTCGACGCGACCGAGACGCCGATCGCGGACCTGCGGGAGACCTACGACCTCGCGGCGCAGGGCTATCGGGATACCCTTGCCCGGTATGAGGGTGCCTACGAGGACGACTCGCTCGAGGACGTCGACGACTGA
- a CDS encoding cell division protein SepF, translating to MGLMSKILGGEQSRTTEDYVELNLDDVAAESADAAMQVHIAEVANQTDAIDIKDAVYDGDIVIADITRLRTEDSTVEHIVDELRQVAREVDGDIVRKGDDQMIITPTGVRVSREKLGQSA from the coding sequence ATGGGACTCATGAGCAAAATCCTCGGCGGGGAGCAGTCCCGGACGACCGAGGACTACGTCGAACTGAACCTCGACGACGTTGCGGCGGAGTCGGCCGACGCGGCGATGCAGGTTCACATCGCGGAGGTCGCCAACCAGACCGACGCGATCGACATCAAAGACGCCGTTTACGACGGCGACATCGTCATCGCCGATATCACTCGCCTGCGAACGGAGGACAGCACGGTCGAACACATCGTCGACGAACTCCGGCAGGTCGCCCGCGAGGTCGACGGCGACATCGTCCGCAAGGGCGACGATCAGATGATCATCACGCCGACCGGCGTCCGCGTCAGCCGGGAGAAGCTCGGGCAATCGGCCTGA
- a CDS encoding rhodanese-like domain-containing protein, giving the protein MSDGPTVVSPDWLETHRDDDGVVVVDVREARDYAELGHVPGAVNVPTEVFRDPSSVAAGKLPAADDFAALMREAGIREGDAVVAVDDANGVNAARFLLTAIVYGHDGPLYLLDGGLEAWLEAGGNLSDEDPDPEPTNYEAERDAGAPLVDRAGVEEAVEGDAVVVDTRTAAEYDQSHIPGAVQLGWEDLLEESGRLKPEAELEELLADRGITRDERIVLYCNTARRLSHTFVVLRDLGYENVEFYEGSLTDWVRAEAPEWDPVELKEQVRAYSRGGGFEAMVEELGDDVLNRLKLIGLYHQKQRGYFMLRTRAPGGILTAEQARTIGEVADEFARAPDEYGGADQNPVFGDGFLDATTRQDIQMHWIEIEDVAEIWDRYDAVGLETMQACGNSVRNVVGCPASGIDPDETVDVQPVVERVSQRFLGDHHYANLPRKFKVSVTGCHENCARAQIQDLGLTPARKDGREGFVAQVGGGLSDGPRIASDIDLFVDPEDVDDLVAAMADLFMDHGSYLDTAVNRLRFLVEELGPETFREELETYADFTFESAADAERLTTDYRGDHVGVHEQADGRSYVGLNVPTGRMGGDDLAELAALADELGGGELRLTPNQNVLVPHLGDDDLERFLEHPLLERYSPDPGPFTRGIVTCTGREFCNYGIIETKNRAVKWARQLDEWAEEVGIADDHDAIRVHMSGCAASCAQPQLGDFGLRGEVYRDDFESGRAADMGLGGDLGDDQFIDWLVGKIPIEDVPSVIEATVQAYEDDREPDESFAEWTNRTSNADLREIIAEQPARDPPAIGTEVS; this is encoded by the coding sequence GTGAGCGACGGTCCGACGGTCGTCTCCCCCGACTGGCTCGAGACGCACCGCGATGACGACGGAGTAGTCGTCGTCGACGTCCGCGAGGCCCGCGACTACGCGGAACTGGGCCACGTTCCGGGCGCGGTTAACGTCCCAACCGAGGTGTTCCGCGATCCGAGCAGCGTCGCCGCCGGAAAACTTCCCGCGGCCGACGACTTCGCTGCCCTCATGCGGGAGGCCGGCATCCGCGAGGGCGACGCCGTCGTCGCCGTCGACGACGCCAACGGCGTCAACGCGGCCCGCTTTCTGCTCACCGCGATCGTCTACGGCCACGACGGCCCGCTGTACCTACTCGACGGCGGCCTCGAGGCCTGGCTCGAGGCGGGCGGCAACCTCTCGGACGAGGACCCCGACCCCGAGCCGACGAACTACGAAGCCGAACGGGACGCCGGCGCGCCGCTGGTCGACCGCGCTGGCGTCGAGGAAGCGGTCGAGGGCGACGCGGTCGTCGTCGACACCCGGACGGCCGCCGAGTACGACCAGTCTCACATCCCCGGCGCGGTGCAACTGGGCTGGGAGGACCTGCTCGAGGAGTCGGGGCGGCTGAAACCCGAGGCCGAACTCGAGGAACTGTTGGCCGACCGCGGCATCACCCGCGACGAGCGGATCGTCCTCTACTGTAACACTGCACGGCGACTCAGCCACACCTTCGTCGTCCTCCGAGACCTCGGCTACGAGAACGTCGAGTTCTACGAGGGCAGTCTGACGGATTGGGTCCGCGCCGAGGCACCCGAATGGGACCCCGTCGAACTCAAGGAGCAAGTGCGGGCCTACTCGAGGGGCGGCGGCTTCGAGGCGATGGTCGAGGAGTTGGGCGACGACGTGCTCAATCGGCTGAAGCTCATCGGGCTCTACCACCAGAAGCAGCGGGGCTACTTCATGCTCCGGACCCGCGCCCCGGGCGGGATCCTCACCGCCGAGCAGGCCCGGACGATCGGCGAGGTCGCCGACGAGTTCGCCCGCGCCCCCGACGAGTACGGCGGCGCCGATCAGAACCCCGTCTTCGGCGACGGCTTCCTCGACGCGACCACCCGGCAAGACATTCAGATGCACTGGATCGAGATCGAGGACGTCGCCGAAATCTGGGACCGCTACGACGCGGTCGGCCTCGAGACCATGCAGGCCTGCGGCAACTCGGTGCGCAACGTCGTCGGCTGCCCCGCCTCGGGGATCGACCCGGACGAGACCGTCGACGTCCAGCCGGTCGTCGAGCGGGTCAGCCAGCGGTTCCTCGGTGACCACCACTACGCGAACCTCCCGCGGAAGTTCAAGGTCAGCGTCACTGGCTGTCACGAGAACTGCGCCCGCGCGCAGATCCAGGACCTCGGGCTGACGCCCGCCCGGAAGGACGGCCGCGAGGGGTTCGTCGCGCAGGTCGGCGGCGGCCTCTCGGACGGCCCGCGGATCGCTAGCGACATCGACCTGTTCGTCGACCCCGAGGACGTCGACGATCTCGTCGCCGCGATGGCCGACCTGTTCATGGACCACGGTAGCTACCTCGATACGGCCGTCAACCGGCTTCGTTTCCTCGTCGAAGAATTGGGGCCCGAAACGTTCCGCGAGGAACTCGAGACCTACGCCGATTTCACGTTCGAATCTGCCGCGGATGCCGAGCGCCTGACGACCGACTACCGCGGCGACCACGTCGGGGTCCACGAGCAGGCCGACGGCCGCTCCTACGTCGGGTTGAACGTCCCGACCGGGCGGATGGGTGGCGACGACCTCGCGGAACTGGCCGCTCTCGCCGACGAGTTGGGCGGCGGCGAACTGCGACTGACGCCCAACCAGAACGTCCTCGTTCCCCACCTCGGGGACGATGACCTCGAGCGGTTCCTCGAGCACCCGCTGCTCGAGCGGTACAGCCCCGATCCGGGCCCGTTCACGCGCGGGATCGTCACCTGCACGGGCCGGGAGTTCTGCAACTACGGGATCATCGAGACGAAGAATCGCGCGGTCAAGTGGGCTCGCCAGTTGGACGAGTGGGCCGAAGAAGTCGGCATCGCGGACGACCACGACGCGATTCGAGTCCACATGTCCGGCTGCGCGGCCTCCTGTGCCCAGCCCCAGTTGGGCGACTTCGGACTGCGCGGCGAGGTCTACCGCGACGACTTCGAGTCCGGTCGCGCAGCGGACATGGGGCTGGGCGGCGATCTCGGCGACGACCAGTTCATCGACTGGCTCGTCGGCAAGATCCCGATCGAGGACGTGCCGAGCGTCATCGAGGCGACGGTGCAGGCCTACGAGGACGACCGCGAGCCCGACGAGTCGTTTGCCGAGTGGACAAACCGCACGTCGAACGCGGACCTGCGCGAGATCATCGCCGAACAGCCGGCGCGCGATCCGCCGGCGATCGGGACGGAGGTGAGCTGA
- a CDS encoding Coenzyme F420 hydrogenase/dehydrogenase, beta subunit C-terminal domain, whose amino-acid sequence MSGANQPRVPDPNGSTKSPKGVGNDPREQNPDVEEAPGKIWFRDLDEAVIEADRCIQCASCVAACPSDSIGIDAEEKRPTLVKMCTGCSRCWDFCPRSGLRYERALELLDQERSLAEPETYAARATDAAADAGQDGGAVTALLAELLAAGEIDGAVVARESEDEPLRGEAFLATSHADLLEAGGSIYTQTMGLGQIDDLLADADLGPNPDLALVGTPCVIQGATALDRYGHEPADPIALTVALMCTRTFEHERLLSQIESYDVDPEAVEKLDIRDGTLAAFDDDGEILLETDVEEFDAAGLRGCDECADFVGGAADISAGNVGSEDGYSTVVVRTENGRDVWREAADGLETTEIDRPEALEKIAAWNERRAKSILPREFDPEAEIGITYERHREAYDGTDREPQPLNPARVHQYEEWC is encoded by the coding sequence ATGTCGGGAGCGAATCAGCCGCGGGTTCCCGATCCGAACGGATCGACGAAATCGCCGAAGGGCGTCGGAAACGACCCGCGAGAGCAGAATCCCGACGTCGAGGAAGCGCCGGGCAAGATCTGGTTCCGCGATTTGGACGAGGCCGTCATCGAGGCGGATCGCTGCATCCAGTGTGCCTCCTGCGTCGCGGCCTGTCCCTCGGACTCCATCGGCATCGACGCCGAGGAGAAACGACCCACGCTGGTCAAGATGTGTACCGGCTGTTCGCGCTGCTGGGACTTCTGTCCCCGCAGCGGACTCCGCTACGAGCGCGCCCTCGAGTTGCTCGACCAAGAGCGGTCGCTCGCGGAGCCCGAAACGTACGCTGCGCGGGCGACCGACGCGGCCGCTGACGCCGGCCAGGACGGCGGCGCCGTGACCGCGCTGCTGGCCGAGCTGCTCGCAGCCGGCGAGATCGACGGGGCCGTCGTCGCGCGCGAGAGCGAGGACGAACCGTTGCGCGGCGAGGCGTTCCTCGCGACCTCCCATGCGGACCTACTCGAGGCTGGCGGGAGTATCTACACACAGACGATGGGGCTGGGGCAGATCGACGACCTGCTCGCCGATGCGGATCTGGGGCCAAACCCCGACCTCGCGCTCGTCGGCACCCCCTGCGTGATCCAGGGGGCGACCGCTCTCGACCGCTACGGCCACGAGCCGGCCGATCCGATCGCGCTGACGGTCGCGCTGATGTGCACCCGCACCTTCGAGCACGAACGACTGCTCTCGCAGATCGAGTCGTACGACGTCGATCCCGAGGCGGTCGAGAAACTCGACATCAGGGACGGCACCCTCGCCGCCTTCGACGACGACGGCGAGATCCTGCTCGAGACCGACGTCGAGGAGTTCGACGCGGCGGGGCTGCGGGGCTGCGACGAGTGCGCGGACTTCGTCGGCGGCGCGGCCGACATCAGCGCCGGCAACGTCGGCAGCGAGGACGGCTACTCGACCGTCGTCGTCCGCACCGAGAACGGGCGAGACGTGTGGAGGGAGGCCGCCGACGGGCTCGAGACGACCGAAATCGACCGGCCCGAGGCGCTCGAGAAGATCGCCGCCTGGAACGAGCGGCGCGCGAAGTCGATCCTGCCGCGGGAGTTCGACCCCGAGGCCGAGATCGGTATCACGTACGAGCGCCACCGCGAGGCCTACGACGGCACCGACCGCGAGCCGCAGCCGCTGAACCCGGCGCGGGTTCACCAGTACGAGGAGTGGTGTTAG
- a CDS encoding helix-turn-helix domain-containing protein, protein MTGFRATVVVHDPQDCPVATVSSDVGEAIDSVTRTRGTGATGETVVEEFGVPAGDAVEVGAAESGTDVDLEPVQSNDREAVYRFERESTNDCACEIVEGTGTPLSSVRAQDGSLLLSFRTFELEEVAAIVDELRERFDGVLVEDLAQDHEDGSTDPVIVDREVLTARQREILETAHEMGYFEYPKGANATDVAAELGVARSTFSEHLAAAQTKLMNEILDK, encoded by the coding sequence ATGACGGGCTTTCGCGCAACCGTCGTGGTCCACGACCCGCAGGACTGCCCGGTCGCCACCGTGTCGTCCGACGTCGGGGAGGCGATCGATTCGGTCACCCGCACTCGCGGAACGGGAGCGACGGGCGAGACGGTCGTCGAGGAGTTCGGCGTCCCGGCTGGCGACGCCGTCGAGGTCGGCGCCGCCGAATCGGGGACCGACGTCGACCTGGAACCGGTCCAATCGAACGACCGCGAGGCGGTGTACCGATTCGAACGGGAGAGTACGAACGACTGCGCTTGCGAGATCGTCGAGGGAACGGGAACGCCGCTCTCCTCGGTCCGGGCGCAGGACGGCTCCCTGCTGCTCTCGTTCCGCACCTTCGAACTCGAGGAGGTCGCCGCCATCGTCGACGAGCTCCGGGAGCGGTTCGACGGCGTCCTCGTCGAGGACCTCGCGCAGGATCACGAGGACGGTTCGACCGACCCGGTGATCGTCGATCGGGAGGTGTTGACCGCGCGCCAGCGGGAAATCCTCGAGACGGCCCACGAGATGGGTTACTTCGAGTATCCCAAGGGCGCGAACGCGACCGACGTCGCGGCGGAACTGGGCGTCGCGCGCTCGACGTTCTCCGAGCATCTGGCGGCCGCTCAGACGAAGCTGATGAACGAGATCCTCGACAAATAA
- the citZ gene encoding citrate synthase yields the protein MVDDLKKGLEGVLVAESELSSIDGDEGRLIYRGYTIEDLARGASYEEVLYLLWHGHLPAEDELESFAAALTEERAVSDDVLATMERLADADEQPMAALRTAVSMFSATEPESDAEADDLEASLRKGRRITAKIPTALAAFERYRLGEEPIDPDPDLGLAANFLYMLTGEQPDDVAAETFDQALILHADHGLNASTFTSMVIGSTMADIYSAVTGGVSALSGPLHGGANQDVMEVLMEIDESNKDPLEWVEEATDEGRRIPGFGHRVYNVKDPRARILQERSKELAAEGNSKWYDITTTIEEYLTEEKGLVEKGIAPNVDFYSGSVYYQLGIPIDMYTPIFAMSRAGGWIAHVLEYQEDNRLIRPRARYTGPENQEFVPLEER from the coding sequence ATGGTTGACGACCTCAAGAAAGGGCTGGAAGGCGTTCTGGTCGCAGAGTCGGAACTCAGCTCGATCGACGGCGACGAGGGTCGGCTGATCTATCGCGGCTATACGATCGAAGACCTCGCTCGCGGCGCGAGCTACGAGGAAGTCCTCTACCTCCTCTGGCACGGCCACCTCCCGGCCGAGGACGAACTCGAGTCGTTCGCCGCGGCGCTCACCGAGGAGCGAGCCGTCAGCGACGACGTGCTCGCGACGATGGAGCGGCTCGCCGACGCCGACGAGCAGCCGATGGCCGCGCTCCGGACCGCGGTCTCGATGTTCTCCGCCACCGAACCCGAATCGGACGCCGAGGCCGACGACCTCGAGGCGTCGCTGCGCAAGGGACGGCGTATCACCGCCAAGATTCCGACCGCGCTGGCGGCCTTCGAGCGCTACCGGCTGGGTGAGGAACCGATCGACCCCGACCCCGACCTGGGACTGGCCGCGAACTTCCTCTACATGCTGACCGGCGAACAGCCGGACGACGTCGCCGCCGAAACCTTCGACCAGGCGCTGATTCTGCACGCGGACCACGGACTCAACGCCTCGACGTTCACCTCGATGGTGATCGGTTCGACGATGGCCGACATCTACAGCGCCGTGACCGGCGGCGTCAGCGCCCTCTCCGGACCGCTCCACGGCGGCGCGAACCAGGACGTCATGGAGGTCCTGATGGAGATCGACGAGAGCAACAAGGACCCCCTCGAGTGGGTCGAGGAGGCCACCGACGAGGGTCGACGCATTCCCGGTTTCGGTCACCGCGTCTACAACGTCAAGGACCCCCGTGCGAGGATCCTCCAGGAGCGCAGCAAGGAACTCGCCGCCGAGGGCAACTCGAAGTGGTACGACATCACCACCACGATCGAGGAGTACCTCACCGAGGAGAAGGGCTTAGTCGAGAAGGGCATCGCCCCGAACGTCGACTTCTACTCCGGCTCGGTCTACTACCAGCTGGGCATCCCGATCGACATGTACACGCCCATCTTCGCGATGAGCCGCGCCGGCGGCTGGATCGCCCACGTCCTCGAGTACCAGGAAGACAACCGTCTTATTCGCCCGCGCGCGCGATACACCGGGCCCGAGAATCAGGAGTTCGTGCCGCTCGAGGAACGGTAA